The following coding sequences lie in one Streptomyces sp. NBC_00510 genomic window:
- a CDS encoding TetR family transcriptional regulator — MARRYDPERRQRIIDAAIRVVGERGIAGLSHRAVAAAADVPLGSTTYHFATLDDLLVAALRQCNEAFFREVGERALLGSPGAGLAAELARFVEETVSRDRPRAQLEYELYLAALRHDAVRPVAAEWVDHMAALLTRWTDPVTARALAALTDGMCLQALLTGRDIDREEAREVFARIIGTCDRVR; from the coding sequence ATGGCCCGCCGGTACGACCCGGAGCGGCGGCAGCGCATCATCGACGCCGCGATCCGCGTCGTCGGCGAGCGCGGCATCGCCGGGCTGAGCCACCGGGCCGTCGCCGCGGCGGCGGACGTCCCGCTCGGCTCGACCACGTACCACTTCGCCACCCTCGACGACCTGCTGGTGGCCGCGCTGCGGCAGTGCAACGAGGCCTTCTTCCGGGAGGTCGGGGAGCGCGCCCTGCTCGGCTCGCCCGGCGCCGGCCTCGCCGCGGAACTGGCCCGGTTCGTCGAGGAGACGGTCTCCCGGGACCGCCCGCGTGCGCAGCTGGAGTACGAGCTCTACCTCGCCGCGCTCCGCCACGATGCCGTACGCCCGGTCGCCGCGGAGTGGGTGGACCACATGGCCGCGCTCCTCACCCGGTGGACCGACCCGGTCACCGCCCGCGCGCTGGCCGCCCTCACCGACGGGATGTGCCTGCAGGCACTGCTGACCGGCCGCGACATCGACCGGGAGGAGGCCCGCGAGGTCTTCGCCCGGATCATCGGCACATGTGACCGGGTTCGCTGA
- a CDS encoding SUF system NifU family Fe-S cluster assembly protein, translating to MKLDSMYQEVILDHYKNPHGRGLRDGDVEVHHVNPTCGDEITLRVKLDGTSIRDISYEGQGCSISQASASVLNELLVGRQVDEAVKVQEVFLELMQSRGKLEPDDAMEDVLEDAVAFAGVSKYPARVKCALLSWMAWKDATAQALGDGAVRESA from the coding sequence GTGAAGCTGGATTCGATGTACCAGGAAGTCATCCTGGACCACTACAAGAACCCGCACGGCCGCGGCCTGCGCGACGGTGACGTCGAGGTGCACCACGTCAACCCGACGTGCGGTGACGAGATCACCCTGCGCGTCAAGCTCGACGGCACGTCCATCCGGGACATCAGCTACGAGGGCCAGGGCTGTTCCATCAGCCAGGCCAGTGCCTCCGTGCTCAACGAACTGCTCGTCGGCCGCCAGGTCGACGAGGCCGTGAAGGTCCAGGAGGTCTTCCTGGAGCTGATGCAGTCCAGGGGCAAGCTGGAGCCCGACGACGCGATGGAGGACGTGCTGGAGGACGCCGTCGCGTTCGCGGGCGTCTCGAAGTACCCGGCGCGCGTCAAGTGCGCGCTGCTGAGCTGGATGGCGTGGAAGGACGCCACCGCCCAGGCACTGGGCGATGGCGCGGTCAGGGAGTCCGCATGA
- a CDS encoding metal-sulfur cluster assembly factor has product MSENAEVTTTKPASEEEIREALYDVVDPELGIDVVNLGLIYGIHIDDSNVATLDMTLTSAACPLTDVIEDQAKSATDGIVNDLKINWVWMPPWGPDKITDEGREQLRALGFNV; this is encoded by the coding sequence ATGAGCGAGAACGCAGAAGTGACGACGACGAAGCCGGCGAGCGAGGAGGAGATCCGTGAGGCCCTCTACGACGTCGTCGACCCCGAACTGGGCATCGACGTCGTCAACCTCGGCCTGATCTACGGCATCCACATCGACGACAGCAACGTCGCGACCCTCGACATGACGCTCACGTCGGCGGCCTGCCCGCTGACCGACGTCATCGAGGACCAGGCGAAGTCGGCCACCGACGGCATCGTCAACGACCTGAAGATCAACTGGGTCTGGATGCCGCCGTGGGGCCCCGACAAGATCACCGACGAGGGCCGCGAGCAGCTGCGCGCGCTCGGCTTCAACGTCTGA
- a CDS encoding multidrug efflux SMR transporter, which yields MAYALLGGAILAEVLGTTSMKYSDGFTRLWPSLGTTAGYLIAFALLAQTLKSMSVGTAYAIWAGVGTAAIAAIGMVFLGEAATAAKLTGIALVIAGVVVLNLGGAH from the coding sequence ATGGCATACGCATTGCTGGGCGGGGCGATCCTCGCGGAAGTGCTCGGTACGACGTCCATGAAGTACAGCGACGGCTTCACCAGGCTGTGGCCCTCCCTCGGCACCACCGCCGGCTACCTGATCGCCTTCGCGCTGCTCGCGCAGACGCTCAAGTCGATGTCCGTGGGCACCGCCTACGCGATATGGGCCGGAGTCGGCACGGCCGCGATCGCCGCCATCGGCATGGTCTTCCTCGGCGAGGCGGCCACCGCCGCCAAGCTGACGGGGATCGCCCTGGTCATCGCCGGGGTGGTCGTCCTCAACCTCGGCGGCGCCCACTGA